The sequence GCCAGAAAGCCTGCCAGAACGGCTGCGGCTCGCCTGCGGCCAGCCCGCCAGCGAGCGCCCCGATGGCGATCTGGTGCATCCCCAGTACGGTCAGGCTGATCCCGGCCAGGACAAGTGGAGGCAGGAAGCGCAGCAGGCTCAGCAGGACCATCGTTGTGGCAATCGCCGTAAGCACGTGCACGTAGGGAGTAGCTCCGCGCCAGAACAGGTTGCAGATGGTCAGATCCAGCGCCAGGATCAGGCCAGCGCGGATCAAGATATAACGGGTGGTGGCGTGTTCTGGACGGCCCTTGCGCCGCTGCGCGGCGGCGTAGAGGGCCAGGCTGTAGCCCCCCAGGAGGAAGAAGATCGGCGAGGCCAGATTGGTGAGCAGACCGCTCATCCAGTATGGCGCGCTCTGGAGGGTCACCGGCTGGCCGCCGTAGGACTCGGCCTGCAGCCCTGCGCCCACGAAGAAGCTGGCGTGGTCGAGGGCCATCAGCAGCAGGGCCGCGCCCCGCAGCGCGTCAAGAGCGACGATGCGCGCGGTCGAAGCCGCCCGCTCGCCCGGGATGGCTATGCTCCTGTTGGCTGTAGTAATGCCTGCTGCCATGACCTTGCTCCTTAACGATTGCCGGTCGCGGATTTTCGCTGGCCGGTCTGACGCGGCGCAGGGGTGTGGGGAAACCAGGTTTCCCCACCCTCAACTGGCTGCCCGCGGTAAGTTTAGCAACGTCGCTTACCATCGTAGCCAGAGATGAAGGTTCCTGGAGGGCCAGGGTATCCCGGACGCTCCCGAAGGAGGTATCCGGGATAGGCGCTCCTAATCCGTCGCAATCCGGCTATCGAGTGGCAGGGCCTCCTGCACCGGGGTAGGGGCCTGAGCCAGATGCGCCTGCCAGAGGGCCGCGCACAGGCCGCTGGCGACCAGATAGCATGCGGCGCTGCATGCCAGAGCGACGGTAAAGTTGCTGACCATGCTCACCAGGATGACCACAACCGAGCCTACGACCGAGAAAACGCCGTTCATACCCCAGGCCCAGGGCACCATTTGCGGCGCCCGTTCACCCAGTTGCCGCAGTCCGGTTGGGAAGGGCATACCCATAACGGTTGCCAGTGGCGCGATTAAGAGCACGCTCGCCAGGATGCGCGCTCCATCGGAGAGTCGCAGCAAGGCGCCGAAGATCGGTGGCAGCGCGAGAATGTACAGCAGGATCAGGCTGCCGATCAGCGCGAGGGTTGCCTGGAGGTGCTGTACGCTGTGCAGGATGCGCCGTCCGAGCAGGCTGCCCAGGGCCGAGAAGGCCAGCATGCTCGCAATCGTGGTGGTAACTGCGTGAATGGGATAACCGATGAAGAGCGTAAAGCGCTGGATCAGCACGATCTGCACAAAGATGTAGCCCGCGCCCAGCAGACTGAAGTAGGCCAGGATCGGCATGGCGCCCGCGGCGCGCAACCCGTTGCGCCGGTAGCGCGCCAGTGGCGCGACGATGAACAGGATTGCGGTCGCGACGGACAGGGTGAACAGGGTAAGCAGAATGAGATTGCCGATAGGGAAGCGGTTCAACCGGCCCTGGTAGGCGTCGTTAAAGTGCAGATTGCTCCACTTAAAGTAGTTGTAGAAGAACGGATTATCGTCGGTGACCGGGAAGATGTTGAAGATATAGGCTCGCTCAAAGGCCCGGGGGTTGTCGGCGTAGAGGTACTGGGTGAACGTATTGTCGAGGCGCACCAGCGGATCCTGGAGCATAGTGAAGTTGTTTGCCGCCGCCCAGGCGCGCAGCCGCTCCATCTGCGCCGCGGTGAACGGCGCGCGCGAAACCAGGAGTGTGGCATTCTGGCCGCTCTCGTTGGCCACGATAGCGATGTGGTCGCCGGGTCGCTCGACGCCCATCCGGCGCAATGCCTCGGCGGCGAGCCCGGCGAGGCGCAGCATCTCGCGGGGGGGCGCGTTAACATCGCGCGTCCACGAGAAGACGCCGCGCGGGGTCAGGGCGTTGAGCGACTGTTCGAGCGCCTCGACGGTATAGATGTACGACTCCGCCAGTACGTAGGCTCCTCCGGAGAGGGCGGCCAGGTTGTCGAGGCCGATGCCCTGGATGATGTCGTACTTTTCCTGGGTGCGGCTAAGGAAGCTGCGTCCCTCGGCGACGATCAGCCTGGTGCCGGGGTGCTCGGCCAGGCGCCCGGTATAATCGGCATATGGCCCGGTGAGGAGCTCGACAATGCTCGGGTTGAGTTCGATTGCCGTGATCGAATCGGCGCTGTAGAGCCGGGCAAGCAGAATATCGAGACCGCCTCCGACGCCGATCTTCAGCGCCTTCGGCTTGTCGATGCCCAGATGGTACACCGCGCTGATCACCGCATGGTCAAGGAAGCGAAAGCGCTGGAGATCCTGCTCGCTGCCATCGAACTGATACATGCCGGTCATCGAGGTGCCGTCAATGGTCACCAGGCGCAGCGGCAGTTCGGGGCGTCCGTCGAGCGGGTAAGCCGAACTGACTGCGCCCACGATCATCGGCTCAGTGACTACGATTTCCGGCATCACGTCAACCCGGCCCACCGGGTTCCAGCGAGTATATTCCGGTTGAACGCCCTGGGCGCGGATGGCCCAGCCGAGTTCCTTCGACTCGGGTGCCGGTAGCACGAGCGGACGCACCGGCAGGATTGCCACCAGGGCCAGCGGACCAAGGAGCGTAGCTGGAACGACCCAGCGCAGGTGGCGCGGAAGCTCCAGCCCGAACAGTACAGCCGCAAGAGCGCCCAGGAGGCCGATCAGCGCAATTGCCGCGGGTCCCCCGAGTAGTTGGATGATCGCCAGGATGCAGATCGTGGCCATGCCCGCGCCGAGCATATCAGCAAAGTACAACTTGTGGGAGCAGGTGGGCCATTGGCTGAAGGCCGCGGCGATGGTCAAACCGCCGGTGAAAAAGGTGGTGAAAAGGCAGACGAAGTAAATCGCCAGGCCCGCTATGGTCCAGGGAAGCTGGGCCGCGCGCAGAGGATCAATGGCGACGAAGCGGATCGCCACCAGATTGATCAGGCTGGCCAGAGCGAAGCTCAACGCCAGCAGTCCCAGGCGCCGTTTGAGAGTGGTCCTGTCCCACTGATGCACAGCCAGGAACGTGCCCGCCGCGCCTCCGCCCAGGAGGGCCACGCCGATCACCAGGTAGGTAAAGTGGTGCCAGATCATGAGCGAGAAGATGCGTGTGAAGGTGATCTGGAGCGCCAGCACCCCGCCCGAGACGAGCGCAAGGGCGAGGTACTTCCCCCCAGCGATGAGCGTTCTGCGCATGAAAACGTCCTTTCAGCGATGCGTTCAAAATGATTGCAAGATAGCTACGCTGTGTGTCCGGCAAGTTCCATGGGTGGTCGAGACAGAGGGTTTCCGCGAGGGCTCTACTCTCTCCGACCTGCCTGTTCAAGCAGTTGCGCGATGCTCCAAATCTCCTCCGTTCACATCAGGCGGGAACCTGCACTTCACAGGACGCCATAGTCGGCTTCGATCTGCGAGCGGCCTGCGGGAACCGTCACCAGAGCGTAGCGCCGTCCCGCCAGGCGCCGTTCCATCTGGCGTGAAACGCTGCCATGAACGCGCACTTCGCGCAGGCTTGCTCCGCCGTGGCGCAGTGGCAGCAGCACCGCGGCCGTGCCGCCGGGATTGGCCGGAAAGCCCAGTTCAAAGGCAAGCCGTCGAGTAGTTGCATCCCAGATTATGCGCTCCGCGTAGGCGGCGGCCCTGGCCTCGCTGAAGGCCAGCCAGCGTTCCGCCGAAAGGATCGGCATTCCCTGGGCAATGGCATAGTCCAGGCTCTCGTTGAGCCAGTATCCGACGTTGGCTGCCTTCTCGCCGCCGAACAAAAACGGGTCAACGTGGCATTGCAGGCCCAGGGCGGCCGGATAGCGGCGCACGCTCTCGGCGATCTGAGCGATAGTGACCGTGGCCGCGGTCGCGCCATCGAATCCGGCCTCGTGCCCCGTGTCAAAGACGCTCATCAGGTGCTCGTCAACCAGGTGCGTGGGTTGCTGATAAACGCTCAACAGCGTCCCGCGCTCATTGACGAAGCGCATAGGCAGGCCCGTGCCGCTGAGGTAACCGGCGGCCCACGTGCCGTCGGCCCGGCGCACGACCCCGCCAGCGTGGTAGTGGTCGAGGTTCATGCGCACGCCGTAGCGCGCCTGCACGAGGGCATTATCCACCCAGCCATACCAGAGAATACGGTGGGTGCGCACGGTCGGCGGCAGCGGGCCATAGCCGTACTTGATGAATTCGCTCCAGTACAGGTTGTAACCGGTTTCGAGACCGTCTTCCACATAGGGGTGCATCCCGAACTCGTGGCCGCGCTCGCGCCACTTTGCCAGGGTCGCCGGCGAGGGGATCGGATCATCGTCTTTGAATAGCCTGCTCAGGACGGGGATCTCCTCAACGCTCCAGCGGGCTCTGCGGGCCAGCCGTCGGACGGTGCTGGTGCGGGGTGGCGTGTAGTAGACTGACACCGTGCCTCCGCGTCGCTCGACGGGGCCGAGCAGTTGTTCAATGTGGCTGACGCGGCTGCCGTGGGCATCGCCGGTAGCGACGATCAGCGCCGGCGCGCCGCCGGGGAAGTACCAGAGCCGGGGCAGCGGCGGTCCAGCCGCTGCGAGCTCTTCGATCACGCGGGCGAGCAGGCGCTGGTGCTCATCGGCCTGCGGGATGCCGATGCGATCGAGGTCAATCCAATCCACGAAGAGGTCGGTGGCGCGGAGCCCTTCCAGGTCGTCGCGTTCCTGGCCCGCGGCAGCCGGGTTGCCCTGCCGGATGAGGGCCACGCAGCGCGCCAGGTCGAAGGCCCACAGGGCGGTCATACCTTCGCCGAAGCGGCTCAGGGTCACAAGCGGATCGCCGTTGCCGCTGCGGGCGACGATGCGCGCGCCGTCGAGGGCCAGCCGGTCGTAGGGGCCATGGAGTTGCAGAATGGTTTCCTCGAGACCATCGAGTTCCGCCAGGCCGGTGACAATATAGAGATAATCGCCGGGCGCGGCAGCCCCCAGCGGGCGTACCCCGAACAGGCTGGCGAGCTTCGCATCGGGACGGATGCCGACAAGCGCGCCGCCGCGCCCGACATAGGCGCGCAGCAAAGCGACCTGGTCATTACGGACCGGCCCCGGCGCGAGAACCACGACGGAGAAGCCTGCCAGTTCCGCCGCACCGACTTGCTCCAGGGGCGCGCTGCGCAGGGTTGTCAGGCCTTCGGTGCGCAGGATCTCGATCAGGTATGGGCTGAAATCGGGATCGGCGGCCGGATTGGTAAGCACCAGCAGCGGCGCATCAGGGACGGGAACAGCCGAGGGCGGGGGATCAGCGAGGCCGCTGGCCCCGGCAAGGGGAGGCGCGAGACGGCGCTCTTCCAGGCCATACGTGAGCGCGGCGCCGCCAAGCGCGGCGCCCGCGGCAACACCGAGCAACTGGCGACGAGTCAGGCGGCGGGTGGCAAGCGGCTGGGTCATGCGACATACCTGCGAGAAGCGATCAAATATCTCGCAGGATAGGGTACCAGAGGCGTCTAATCAAGGCATAAAACTTCTCGCCCTCTTGACTAACACGATTGTTATGCGCCTGAGGGTTATCGGTTGCGGCTGAACCACCATGCAGCCACGCCAACAATCAGGAGCACCGGCGCCAGGGCGATGAACAGGATCTCGAGACTCTCGCCTTCCCAGCGAGGCGGCCCCTCGATGACCGGCCGGTCCCGGCTTTCGTCTGGCAGCGGGGTTGGCGTCGGCACGGCTGTGGGGATGGGGGTGGCGGTAGGAAGCATCTGGGGGATGGGCGTAAAGGTCGGCTGGGGCGCCACTTCCGGGGCGGCCACTAGCGCGCTGGTGTACCAGATCGTCTGGCGTGTTCCCTGAACACCATCGGTTTCTGTGGTCATCCAGACGGCATGGAGCCGGTTGCCGCGTTCTACTGCCAGGCGCGGATACCGGGGCGCTGCGCCCGGTCCGGTCAGGGCTTCCGGCGCCGACCAGTTCAGGCCATCCCAGGTCAGGTGCCACAGCCGCTGCTCGTTGTCGCCGGTGATGGTTCCCAGTCCGACCATCAGCACGTGTATGCGTCCCGCGCCATCAGCAGCCAGACTGAAGCGTTGTTCAGAGGCAGTAGCGAGGCCAGGGCTAATCACTTCAGGCACGAGGCCGGGTGGCGACCAGGTGCGCCCGCCGTCGTTCGAGCTCTGGAAGAACACACTGCCGGAGATAGCGCTGGCATAGAGCGCAAGTAATTGCCCGCCGCGTCCCACTGCAAGGGTGGCTTGAGCGAGCTGGTCGTCGGGAGGACCTAGCGGGACCGGCGCCTCCCAGCTCTGGCCTCCGTCGGGGGAACGACGGTAGATCGGAAAGGCGGCTTCGCCGGGTTGTCCTGAGCCTTGATGTTCCCATAGCAGGTGGATCTGCCCCAGTTCATCGGCGCCGACCTGCGGGGTGCGATTGAAGCCATCGAGGAGCGAGAGATTCTCAGCACGCGACCAGGTGAGGCCCCCGTCGGTTGAGCGGCGATAGCGCACGTCCTGGCAGGTGGGGCAGCGCCGGGCGGCCTGCTCGGAACGGCGCGAGGATGCGGCAAACACGACATGAAGCGTTCCGTCGGGGCTGCTGGCAATTGAAGCGGCGCTGCCTTCACCGAGAGTAGCCGGAGGGAGAAGCAGGGCCATGCGTACGACATCGTCCCATGGCGTATGAAGGTACTGCAATCTGCTCTCAGTATTGGTGACAATGTGCAGCCTGGCATCGGGCGCGCTGATGAGGTTGCCGCGTATGGCAAAGCGCGGATTATTTATTGCCGCATCGCTGGCCAGAGGGGAAAAGGTGTCACCGGAGGAACGACGTTCGCGTAGCATTATTGGCTCGGTAGCGGACCACACACCGTCAACCCGTGCACGGTACATCAGGGCGTCAACTGATCTGGCCTGTTCGTAAATCCGTGTAAGGACGCTATACCAGATCACGTGGAGCCGGCCGTCGCCATCCACGGACAGGTCAGGAGCGAAGGCTACGCCGCTCGTGGCGGGGTCAGAGAGGCGTGCGGGCGCTTCCCAGGCCTCCGCGGGCCGGGCCCGTGCTGGTGACAGCGGAACGAGCGCTGCGAGACAGAGCAGGCACCATAGAAGTGTAACGCGCAGGTGAACCATCTGATCGTCAGCGATTCCGGGAGCGTCGCCAGAGCGTCAGGGTGACCAAGATGATAACCAGACCGATAACCGGAACAAGCGCGAGCCCGTAAATGAACAGCGGGTTCGTGCCGCTAATAACCGAAGGCGGCGGAATCGTACGGATCTCATCGGGCAACGCGGATGGTGCGGGCGGTTGGCGCGGGATGGGAGTGGCGGGACCGTCTGGCGAACCAGGAAGGGGTGAACCGAGCGCGCCCGGCCCCGCGGGAGGTGTGGTGAAGGGCGTTGGCGACAGCGCGGGTGCGTCAACCGTGATGCTGCTGTGTAACACGCGCCGCTCACCCCAACCACTCGCGTCGGTGTAACTGAACCAGACGGCGTGGAGTTGATTGCCTCTCGCGATCGCCAGACGAGGCCACATCGGCCGGTTGGCTGTGGCTGACACAATCTCCGGCGTCGACCAGGACTGACCGTTCCAGGAGAGATGGAGCAGCATTGGAATGGGGGTGATGCTCTCTTCAAGGAAGCCGGGCATCACGAGATGAACGCGGCCGGCGC is a genomic window of Chloroflexaceae bacterium containing:
- a CDS encoding heparan-alpha-glucosaminide N-acetyltransferase domain-containing protein — its product is MAAGITTANRSIAIPGERAASTARIVALDALRGAALLLMALDHASFFVGAGLQAESYGGQPVTLQSAPYWMSGLLTNLASPIFFLLGGYSLALYAAAQRRKGRPEHATTRYILIRAGLILALDLTICNLFWRGATPYVHVLTAIATTMVLLSLLRFLPPLVLAGISLTVLGMHQIAIGALAGGLAAGEPQPFWQAFWLTYSYDTRPALGFAVLGWGPLLWLGYAVGTLQGHPALLRPRTWVAAGISLLAFWLALRLTGGIGDLGAFGVVGSSAAHFLVMSKAPPSLTFFAFNLGIAALMLAGFYAWPHLTNEGPLRWLVLVGQVSLFFYVTHIVIYNLVSQMLELASLPGPRIIWGYAAWLIGLAVLLPLGASYRGIRKRYPRVLGYL
- a CDS encoding exo-alpha-sialidase gives rise to the protein MLRERRSSGDTFSPLASDAAINNPRFAIRGNLISAPDARLHIVTNTESRLQYLHTPWDDVVRMALLLPPATLGEGSAASIASSPDGTLHVVFAASSRRSEQAARRCPTCQDVRYRRSTDGGLTWSRAENLSLLDGFNRTPQVGADELGQIHLLWEHQGSGQPGEAAFPIYRRSPDGGQSWEAPVPLGPPDDQLAQATLAVGRGGQLLALYASAISGSVFFQSSNDGGRTWSPPGLVPEVISPGLATASEQRFSLAADGAGRIHVLMVGLGTITGDNEQRLWHLTWDGLNWSAPEALTGPGAAPRYPRLAVERGNRLHAVWMTTETDGVQGTRQTIWYTSALVAAPEVAPQPTFTPIPQMLPTATPIPTAVPTPTPLPDESRDRPVIEGPPRWEGESLEILFIALAPVLLIVGVAAWWFSRNR